The Halobacterium litoreum genome includes a region encoding these proteins:
- a CDS encoding ABC transporter ATP-binding protein codes for MSLLEVEDIHTYYGESHVLEGVSLEVERGEVVALVGRNGVGKTTTLRSILQLTPPREGDVRYDGESVVGLDTHEIADRGVGWIPEDRRVFAHLTVEENIRLSVPKGESEREGLETAYEAFPDLEEFSGRDAGTLSGGQQQMLSIARGLVGENDLLLVDEPSEGLAPLIVENVANSLREVAEDTTLLLVEQNLPLALDIADRFYVVDHGTVVDEGSTEGVTTDDERFRRLSA; via the coding sequence GTGAGCCTGCTCGAAGTCGAGGACATCCACACGTACTACGGCGAGAGCCACGTCCTCGAGGGCGTCTCGCTGGAAGTGGAGCGTGGCGAAGTCGTCGCGCTCGTCGGGCGGAACGGCGTCGGGAAGACGACGACGCTCCGGTCGATTCTCCAGTTGACGCCGCCCCGCGAGGGCGACGTGCGCTACGACGGCGAGAGCGTCGTCGGCCTCGACACCCACGAGATTGCCGACCGCGGCGTCGGGTGGATTCCCGAGGACCGCCGCGTGTTCGCACACCTCACCGTCGAGGAGAACATCCGGCTCTCCGTGCCGAAAGGGGAGAGCGAACGCGAGGGACTCGAGACGGCCTACGAGGCGTTCCCGGACCTCGAAGAGTTCTCGGGCCGCGACGCCGGCACGCTGTCCGGCGGCCAACAGCAGATGCTGTCCATCGCCCGCGGCCTCGTCGGCGAGAACGACCTCCTGCTCGTGGACGAACCGAGCGAGGGGCTGGCGCCGCTCATCGTCGAGAACGTCGCGAACTCGCTGCGCGAAGTCGCCGAGGACACCACGCTGTTGCTGGTCGAACAGAACCTCCCGCTCGCCCTCGACATCGCCGACCGGTTCTACGTCGTCGACCACGGCACGGTCGTCGACGAGGGCTCCACGGAGGGCGTGACGACCGACGACGAGCGCTTCCGGAGGTTGTCAGCGTGA
- a CDS encoding branched-chain amino acid ABC transporter permease, which yields MTATVAALDATAVFEVFVNGLAKASLYAMMALGLTLIFGLLGVLNFAHGSLTMLGAYVAGLVMVTFSGGGTAAFAWFFLAAVVAAVLVGGVGAAMEVGLIRKLYDRPPVYQILLTFGVTLVIDELARIVVLFYGVQPRADWRAALSTKPPVMGQSVDVLGASVGNLQLFQIAWGVLTVAAVWAFLNRTRYGLVVRAGSEDDEMAAALGVDVRRVFTVVFALGAALAGFAGALLMWDSVWGASVPLASETLLPAFVVVIVGGLGSFRGTVVAALLVGMVDAVMTYVFNQGIVTFSGLPELTVFLILVGVLVVRPQGISGLAEVGGH from the coding sequence GTGACCGCGACAGTCGCCGCGCTCGATGCGACCGCGGTCTTCGAGGTGTTCGTCAACGGCCTCGCGAAGGCGTCGCTGTACGCGATGATGGCGCTCGGCCTGACGCTCATCTTCGGGCTGCTCGGCGTGCTGAACTTCGCCCACGGCTCCCTGACGATGCTCGGCGCGTACGTCGCCGGCCTCGTGATGGTGACGTTCTCGGGCGGCGGCACGGCCGCGTTCGCGTGGTTCTTCCTCGCCGCGGTCGTCGCGGCCGTCCTCGTCGGCGGCGTCGGCGCCGCGATGGAGGTCGGCCTCATCCGGAAACTGTACGACCGGCCGCCGGTCTACCAGATTCTGCTGACGTTCGGCGTGACGCTGGTCATCGACGAACTCGCGCGCATCGTCGTGTTGTTCTACGGCGTCCAGCCGCGGGCCGACTGGCGCGCCGCGCTCTCCACGAAACCGCCCGTGATGGGGCAGTCCGTGGACGTGCTCGGCGCGTCCGTCGGCAACCTCCAGTTGTTCCAGATCGCGTGGGGCGTCCTCACCGTCGCCGCGGTGTGGGCGTTCCTGAACCGAACGCGGTACGGCCTCGTCGTGCGCGCCGGCAGCGAGGACGACGAGATGGCGGCCGCGCTCGGCGTCGACGTGCGCCGCGTGTTCACGGTCGTGTTCGCGCTCGGCGCCGCGCTCGCCGGGTTCGCGGGCGCGCTCCTGATGTGGGACTCCGTCTGGGGAGCGAGCGTCCCGCTCGCGTCCGAGACGCTGCTCCCGGCGTTCGTCGTCGTCATCGTCGGCGGCCTCGGGTCGTTCCGCGGCACCGTCGTCGCCGCACTCCTCGTCGGTATGGTGGATGCAGTCATGACGTACGTGTTCAACCAAGGCATCGTGACGTTCTCCGGGCTCCCGGAACTGACCGTCTTCCTCATCCTCGTGGGCGTGCTCGTCGTTCGCCCGCAGGGCATCTCCGGCCTAGCGGAGGTGGGCGGCCATTAG